In Streptomyces sp. TS71-3, the following proteins share a genomic window:
- a CDS encoding TetR family transcriptional regulator: MHRRARSPEAKLRRAEDLLDAARTLAADRGGVRHITLAAVTEAAGLHPSAVRRYFASKEELLLELAERGWRQWRDLLTAHLDGVRDLTPVGTATAVAATLAAQPLFCDLLTHVPLSLEGEVDIERARRYKTNSFEAYDTIVETLTTTGTMATAQVHDLIAAALGMTANFWQLSHPTPSLAELYAQNPRWGHAALDFEPRLTRLLQATATGLVAAGTPA, encoded by the coding sequence ATGCATCGCCGCGCCCGTTCCCCCGAGGCCAAGCTCCGCCGTGCGGAGGACCTGCTCGACGCGGCCCGCACCCTGGCCGCCGACCGGGGCGGAGTCCGCCACATCACGCTCGCGGCCGTCACCGAGGCCGCCGGCCTGCACCCCTCCGCCGTCCGGCGCTACTTCGCCAGCAAGGAGGAGCTCCTGCTCGAACTGGCCGAGCGCGGCTGGCGGCAGTGGCGGGACCTCCTCACCGCGCACCTCGACGGCGTCCGGGACCTCACCCCGGTGGGAACCGCCACCGCCGTGGCTGCCACGCTCGCGGCGCAGCCGCTCTTCTGCGACCTGCTCACCCACGTGCCGCTCAGCCTGGAGGGCGAGGTGGACATCGAGCGCGCCCGGCGCTACAAGACCAACTCGTTCGAGGCGTACGACACCATCGTCGAGACCCTCACCACCACGGGCACCATGGCCACCGCGCAGGTGCACGACCTCATCGCCGCGGCGCTGGGGATGACGGCCAACTTCTGGCAGCTGTCGCACCCCACCCCCAGCCTCGCCGAGCTCTACGCCCAGAACCCCAGATGGGGCCACGCCGCGCTCGACTTCGAGCCCCGCCTGACCCGCCTGCTCCAGGCCACCGCCACCGGCCTCGTCGCCGCCGGCACTCCCGCGTAA
- a CDS encoding glycoside hydrolase family 48 protein: MRPHRKRRLRPGPVTGAVALAALVAGALPAVSVASPAGASATHASPLSTGTISSLKPSDNYFLGKHATVPLATRTKGDVTKVEYFADDTLLARDTTAPFTGNWKDVPAGHYSITAKVFNEDGKPTTTEPADVTVLAGPTILASPVTEQVRQGGSTSFGVHLATRPAHDVTVSVSRADGTANLAAGRKKLTFTPENWNTPQQVEVTSAGRGGDLKNATFRASADGYKSGLAKVQELKADASDYEQAFLDQYNKIKDPANGYFRDFGGILVPYHSVETLMVEAPDQGHETTSEAFSYYLWLEAEYGKITEDWGPLNDAWKSIETYAVPPHADQPTNDKYDASKPATYAPESPKMSDYPARLDSGVAVGQDPIAAELKSAYGTSDVYGMHWLLDVDDVYGYSSCSDGNGPSYINSYQRGSSESVWETVTQPSCDDFKYGGKNGYLDLFTGDSSYAKQWKYTDAPDADARAVQVVYQAKKVAAQQGKSSAVADVVAKATKMGDYLRYSMFDKYFKKIGNCTSPSCAAGSGKNSDHYLISWYYAWGGALDTNAGWAWRIGDGAAHQGYQDPLTAYALSTDSDMKPKSATGAQDWATSLTRQLEFLKWLQTPQGGIAGGATNSWDGRYATPPSGSPTFYGMYYDPQPVWHDPPSNRWFGFQTWGMERVAEYYQVTKDSRAKAILDKWVAWALANTTVGSNGSFTIPDSLEWSGKPDTWNASRPGSNSGLSVKVVSTGHDVGVAASLAKTLMYYASGSGNTQARTTAEGLLDALNANQDSLGIALPETRADYNRFDDKYNASTGEGTYVPQGWTGTMPNGDTIDSNATFESIRSFYEDDPDWPKVQSYLNGGQAPTFTYHRFWAQSEIATAFAIHVDLFG, translated from the coding sequence ATGAGACCACACAGGAAACGCCGGCTGCGGCCCGGCCCCGTCACCGGCGCGGTCGCGCTGGCCGCCCTGGTGGCGGGTGCGTTACCCGCCGTCTCGGTGGCCTCGCCTGCCGGCGCCTCGGCGACGCACGCGAGCCCCCTGTCCACGGGGACGATCAGCTCGCTGAAGCCGAGCGACAACTACTTCCTCGGCAAGCACGCGACCGTTCCCCTGGCGACCAGGACCAAGGGCGACGTCACCAAGGTCGAGTACTTCGCCGACGACACCCTGCTGGCCAGGGACACCACCGCGCCCTTCACGGGCAACTGGAAGGACGTCCCGGCGGGCCACTACTCGATCACCGCCAAGGTGTTCAACGAGGACGGCAAACCGACGACCACGGAGCCGGCCGACGTCACCGTCCTCGCGGGACCGACCATCCTGGCCTCGCCCGTCACCGAGCAGGTGCGGCAGGGCGGCTCGACGTCCTTCGGGGTGCACCTGGCCACCAGGCCGGCGCACGACGTCACGGTGTCGGTGTCCCGCGCCGACGGCACCGCGAACCTGGCGGCAGGTCGGAAGAAGCTGACCTTCACTCCGGAGAACTGGAACACGCCCCAGCAGGTCGAGGTCACCTCGGCCGGGAGGGGCGGCGACCTCAAGAACGCCACGTTCCGGGCGAGCGCCGACGGCTACAAGTCGGGTCTGGCCAAGGTGCAGGAGCTGAAGGCCGACGCGTCGGACTACGAGCAGGCCTTCCTCGACCAGTACAACAAGATCAAGGACCCGGCGAACGGCTACTTCCGGGACTTCGGCGGCATCCTGGTGCCCTACCACTCCGTCGAGACCCTGATGGTCGAGGCTCCCGACCAGGGGCACGAGACCACCTCGGAGGCGTTCAGCTACTACCTGTGGCTGGAGGCCGAGTACGGCAAGATCACCGAGGACTGGGGCCCGCTGAACGACGCGTGGAAGTCCATCGAGACCTACGCGGTCCCGCCGCACGCCGACCAGCCGACCAACGACAAGTACGACGCGAGCAAGCCCGCGACGTACGCGCCCGAGTCGCCGAAGATGTCGGACTACCCGGCCAGGCTGGACTCCGGCGTCGCGGTGGGCCAGGACCCGATCGCGGCCGAGCTGAAGTCGGCATACGGCACCAGTGACGTCTACGGCATGCACTGGCTGCTCGACGTCGACGACGTCTACGGCTACTCCAGCTGCAGTGACGGCAACGGCCCCTCCTACATCAACAGCTACCAGCGCGGCTCGTCCGAGTCGGTGTGGGAGACGGTCACCCAGCCGTCCTGCGACGACTTCAAGTACGGCGGCAAGAACGGCTACCTGGACCTGTTCACCGGCGACTCGTCGTACGCCAAGCAGTGGAAGTACACCGACGCCCCGGACGCCGACGCGCGTGCGGTGCAGGTCGTCTACCAGGCGAAGAAGGTAGCGGCGCAGCAGGGCAAGAGCTCCGCCGTCGCCGACGTCGTCGCCAAGGCCACCAAGATGGGCGACTACCTGCGGTACTCGATGTTCGACAAGTACTTCAAGAAGATCGGGAACTGCACCAGCCCGAGCTGCGCGGCCGGCTCCGGCAAGAACAGCGACCACTACCTGATCTCCTGGTACTACGCCTGGGGCGGTGCGCTCGACACCAACGCGGGCTGGGCCTGGCGGATCGGCGACGGCGCCGCGCACCAGGGCTACCAGGACCCGCTGACCGCCTACGCCCTGTCCACCGACTCCGACATGAAGCCCAAGTCGGCGACCGGTGCCCAGGACTGGGCGACCAGCCTCACCAGGCAGCTGGAGTTCCTGAAGTGGCTCCAGACGCCGCAGGGCGGCATCGCGGGTGGCGCCACCAACAGTTGGGACGGCCGGTACGCCACCCCGCCGAGCGGCAGTCCCACCTTCTACGGGATGTACTACGACCCGCAGCCGGTCTGGCACGACCCGCCGTCCAACCGCTGGTTCGGCTTCCAGACCTGGGGCATGGAGCGCGTCGCCGAGTACTACCAGGTGACGAAGGACAGCCGGGCCAAGGCCATCCTCGACAAGTGGGTGGCATGGGCGCTGGCCAACACCACGGTGGGCAGCAACGGGAGCTTCACCATCCCGGACAGCCTGGAGTGGAGCGGCAAGCCGGACACCTGGAACGCCAGCAGGCCGGGCAGCAACAGCGGCCTGAGCGTGAAGGTCGTCTCCACCGGCCATGACGTCGGTGTCGCGGCCTCGCTGGCCAAGACCCTCATGTACTACGCCTCCGGTTCCGGGAACACCCAGGCCCGGACCACGGCGGAGGGCCTGCTGGACGCGCTCAACGCGAACCAGGACAGCCTCGGCATCGCCCTTCCGGAGACCCGGGCGGACTACAACCGGTTCGACGACAAGTACAACGCGTCCACCGGTGAGGGCACGTACGTGCCGCAGGGCTGGACCGGCACCATGCCGAACGGCGACACGATCGACTCCAACGCGACCTTCGAGTCGATCCGCTCCTTCTACGAGGACGACCCCGACTGGCCGAAGGTGCAGTCCTACCTGAACGGCGGCCAGGCGCCCACCTTCACGTACCACCGCTTCTGGGCGCAGTCCGAGATAGCCACGGCGTTCGCGATCCACGTGGACCTGTTCGGCTGA
- a CDS encoding glycoside hydrolase family 5 protein translates to MKRLRIVGYAIAAVCGLVVTTAASPSLAAPAGRAHPAAARPAAAAGTGTGYWHTDGAQLVDATGAPVRMTGINWFGAETGNYLPHGLWARNYRDMVDQMAGLGYNTLRLPYSNEMLKAGSTPNGIDYNKNPDLAGLTGLQILDKVIGYAGSKGMRVILDRHRPDSAQQSPLWYTPAYPESVWIDDWKTLARHYAGNTTVIGADLHNEPHAVQGGTGSCWGCGSTATDWRLAAERAGNAILSANPDLLIIVEGIDCVPDTGDPQCGWWGGNLSGARQYPVRLDVPDRLVYSAHEYATSVSRQPWFDDPSFPDNLPALWDHFFGYLEEEDIAPVLVGEFGSTLQDPRDGQWLAALMRYMGTGTGGMDFTYWSLNPNSGDTGGILQGDWTSVDTKKQAYLDPYLIPPVPPTGAAGAHPGG, encoded by the coding sequence ATGAAGCGACTGCGTATCGTCGGATACGCGATCGCCGCGGTGTGCGGGCTCGTCGTCACGACGGCGGCGAGCCCGTCCCTCGCGGCTCCGGCCGGACGGGCACACCCGGCCGCGGCCCGGCCCGCGGCGGCCGCCGGCACCGGCACCGGCTACTGGCACACCGACGGCGCCCAGCTCGTGGACGCCACCGGGGCGCCGGTGCGGATGACGGGCATCAACTGGTTCGGCGCGGAGACCGGCAACTACCTCCCGCACGGCCTGTGGGCGCGCAACTACCGGGACATGGTGGACCAGATGGCGGGCCTCGGCTACAACACCCTGCGCCTGCCCTACTCCAACGAGATGCTCAAGGCCGGCTCCACGCCCAACGGCATCGACTACAACAAGAACCCCGACCTGGCCGGCCTCACCGGCCTCCAGATCCTGGACAAGGTCATCGGCTACGCGGGCTCCAAGGGCATGCGGGTGATCCTGGACCGGCACCGCCCCGACTCCGCCCAGCAGTCCCCGCTCTGGTACACCCCGGCCTACCCGGAGAGCGTCTGGATCGACGACTGGAAGACGCTCGCCCGGCACTACGCGGGCAACACCACGGTGATCGGCGCCGATCTGCACAACGAACCGCACGCCGTGCAGGGCGGCACCGGCTCCTGCTGGGGGTGCGGCAGCACGGCCACCGACTGGCGGCTGGCCGCCGAGCGGGCCGGCAACGCCATCCTCTCCGCCAACCCCGACCTGCTGATCATCGTCGAGGGCATCGACTGCGTGCCGGACACCGGCGATCCCCAGTGCGGCTGGTGGGGCGGCAACCTCTCCGGCGCCCGCCAGTACCCGGTCCGCCTCGACGTGCCGGACAGGCTGGTCTACTCGGCGCACGAGTACGCCACCTCGGTCTCCCGGCAGCCCTGGTTCGACGACCCGTCCTTCCCGGACAACCTGCCCGCCCTGTGGGACCACTTCTTCGGCTACCTGGAGGAGGAGGACATCGCCCCCGTGCTGGTGGGGGAGTTCGGCAGCACCCTCCAGGACCCCCGCGACGGCCAGTGGCTGGCGGCCCTCATGCGGTACATGGGCACCGGCACCGGCGGCATGGACTTCACGTACTGGTCCCTGAACCCCAACTCCGGTGACACCGGCGGCATCCTCCAGGGCGACTGGACCAGCGTGGACACGAAGAAGCAGGCCTACCTGGACCCGTACCTGATCCCGCCCGTGCCGCCCACCGGTGCCGCGGGAGCCCACCCGGGCGGCTGA
- a CDS encoding hydrolase: protein MASTPARTGRRRLPAPALTALALTAVAAAGQLALQPVAAAAPASPAATVFTDGFENQTGTTPSGRWNTTVRDCSGTGTATVDSTKAHTGTKSVRVNGKTGYCNHAFVGTDLSGVSGGSLYVRFWINHSTPLPTMHVAFAAMQDANDGGRDLRMGGQNQALQWNRESDDATLPAQSPVGVSKSIPLPTNTWSCIEYGITGGNLTTWVNGRTVEGLIADGSPTQDVDQQWRSKGNWSPNLKNLRLGWESYADGDDTLWFDDVAVGTSQIGCS from the coding sequence ATGGCTTCAACACCCGCACGCACGGGCCGCCGGCGCCTACCCGCGCCCGCCCTGACCGCGCTGGCCCTCACCGCCGTCGCCGCGGCCGGGCAACTCGCCCTCCAGCCCGTGGCCGCTGCGGCACCGGCAAGCCCCGCCGCCACCGTGTTCACCGACGGCTTCGAGAACCAGACGGGCACGACACCCTCCGGCCGGTGGAACACGACGGTCCGGGACTGCTCCGGAACCGGCACCGCCACCGTCGACTCCACCAAGGCGCACACCGGCACCAAGTCGGTGCGCGTGAACGGCAAGACGGGGTACTGCAACCACGCGTTCGTGGGCACCGACCTGAGCGGTGTCTCCGGCGGCTCGCTCTACGTGCGGTTCTGGATCAACCACAGCACGCCGCTGCCGACCATGCACGTGGCGTTCGCGGCCATGCAGGACGCCAACGACGGCGGCCGGGACCTGCGCATGGGCGGCCAGAACCAGGCACTGCAGTGGAACCGCGAGTCCGACGACGCCACCCTGCCCGCGCAGAGCCCCGTCGGCGTCAGCAAGAGCATCCCGCTGCCCACGAACACCTGGTCCTGCATCGAGTACGGCATCACCGGCGGCAACCTGACGACCTGGGTCAACGGCAGGACCGTCGAGGGCCTGATCGCCGACGGCAGCCCCACGCAGGACGTCGACCAGCAGTGGCGGTCCAAGGGCAACTGGAGCCCCAACCTGAAGAACCTCCGGCTCGGCTGGGAGAGCTACGCCGACGGCGACGACACCCTCTGGTTCGACGACGTCGCGGTGGGCACCTCCCAGATCGGCTGCTCCTGA
- a CDS encoding cellulose binding domain-containing protein: protein MRRRGRFTLPAAGAALLTAAGLVLWGPGAAQAQNAADGAAVAAHRHHAEHGHHGHHGHGDRPHHHHHHHGHHPKPPTDPTDPPTDPGEPMACMALYNVTEEHTGGFTGQVEVMNHGTEPMEGWTVTWQPGLDTTVTAVQDGTLTRNGDGTVTVRNVASNATVPPDDEVVFGFTADSTGNNFPIGSMGCTSP, encoded by the coding sequence GTGCGAAGACGAGGCAGATTCACGTTACCCGCGGCCGGCGCCGCCCTGCTCACCGCGGCGGGCCTGGTCCTGTGGGGCCCGGGTGCCGCCCAGGCGCAGAACGCGGCCGACGGTGCCGCGGTCGCCGCCCACCGGCACCACGCAGAGCACGGCCACCACGGCCACCACGGCCACGGGGACCGTCCGCACCACCACCATCACCACCACGGCCACCACCCGAAGCCGCCCACGGATCCGACGGACCCGCCCACCGACCCCGGCGAGCCGATGGCCTGCATGGCGCTGTACAACGTCACCGAGGAGCACACCGGTGGCTTCACGGGCCAGGTCGAGGTGATGAACCACGGCACCGAGCCCATGGAGGGCTGGACGGTGACCTGGCAGCCGGGTCTCGACACCACGGTCACGGCGGTGCAGGACGGCACCCTGACCCGCAACGGCGACGGCACGGTGACGGTCAGGAACGTCGCGTCCAACGCCACCGTCCCGCCGGACGACGAGGTCGTCTTCGGCTTCACCGCGGACTCGACCGGCAACAACTTCCCGATCGGCTCGATGGGGTGCACGAGCCCCTGA
- a CDS encoding LacI family DNA-binding transcriptional regulator, whose amino-acid sequence MNDPAKAPTAGRPPTLDEVAKAAGVSRATASRAINGLPYVSSSARAAVERAVESLGYRTNQVARSLATKRTGSIALVVSESEKFVVSDPFFARIMRGISGSLGESGLQLSLIMAKEQHGDDGSLRSLREGHVDGVLLVSVHGGDTVAGQLLESGLPLVVCGRPLTRADVPYVDADNFNGASMAARHLIDVGRHRVATIAGPRDMAVGIDRLSGFRRGLASAGQPTDAVEHGDFTMASGEAAMRRLLESYPDLDAVFVASDLMAVGAMRFLQAIGKRVPEDVAVVGFDDSDVAATAAPPLTTIRQPVEELGRTMAWRLLAQLAGDPDLPPSILLPTEFVRRATT is encoded by the coding sequence GTGAATGATCCTGCGAAGGCCCCCACGGCAGGGCGGCCGCCCACGCTCGACGAGGTGGCGAAGGCGGCGGGCGTCTCCCGTGCCACGGCCTCCAGGGCGATCAACGGCCTGCCCTACGTCAGCTCCTCCGCCCGTGCCGCGGTGGAGCGCGCCGTGGAGAGCCTCGGGTACCGGACGAACCAGGTGGCCAGGTCGCTGGCGACCAAGCGGACCGGTTCCATCGCACTGGTGGTGTCCGAGTCGGAGAAGTTCGTGGTCAGCGACCCCTTCTTCGCCCGGATCATGCGGGGCATCTCGGGCAGCCTCGGGGAGAGCGGCCTCCAGCTCTCGCTGATCATGGCCAAGGAGCAGCACGGCGACGACGGTTCGCTGCGCTCCCTGCGGGAGGGGCACGTCGACGGGGTGCTGCTGGTCAGCGTGCACGGCGGGGACACGGTGGCCGGGCAGCTCCTGGAGTCCGGGCTGCCGCTCGTGGTCTGCGGCCGGCCGCTGACCAGGGCGGACGTGCCCTATGTCGACGCGGACAACTTCAACGGCGCGAGTATGGCGGCACGTCACCTGATCGACGTGGGGCGGCACCGGGTGGCCACCATCGCCGGGCCGCGGGACATGGCCGTGGGCATCGACCGGCTCAGCGGCTTCCGCCGGGGGCTCGCCTCGGCGGGGCAGCCCACGGACGCCGTGGAGCACGGCGACTTCACGATGGCGAGCGGCGAGGCCGCGATGCGCCGGCTGCTGGAGTCGTACCCCGACCTGGACGCGGTGTTCGTGGCATCCGACCTGATGGCGGTGGGTGCCATGCGGTTCCTCCAGGCGATCGGCAAGCGGGTGCCCGAGGACGTCGCGGTGGTCGGCTTCGACGACTCGGACGTCGCCGCGACCGCGGCGCCGCCGCTGACGACCATCCGGCAGCCCGTGGAGGAGCTGGGCCGGACGATGGCGTGGCGGCTGCTCGCCCAGCTCGCGGGCGACCCCGACCTGCCTCCCTCGATCCTGCTGCCCACCGAGTTCGTGCGGCGCGCGACCACCTGA
- a CDS encoding NHLP bacteriocin export ABC transporter permease/ATPase subunit translates to MHDPAAAHHAEQDAVLAALGTLGEQVDCAGLSSVPLEGPVVLWLVAAGALDLFAVDAAEQGHWHHLGRLEPGSLLLGPVQGPQHTLVGRPVRGCVLRRIQLRELARQPVGYQGGYGDGYDTGSFPAGSYDTGSYPAYDTGSYPAGTYDTGAYPAVGHDTGSYPAAGQDTGSYPTADQGAGAQMSALEYAFALGVGRGLGILFEAPLSQRPAESGTEDVLWMQVPPGSVQYGAAYSHDAAGDLLIDPTLWQGMVDQQERLLSALDRWIEQLERTHEDRTAAGIRAGEAVREQADRALLASIGSSRSTGGRGQAAGDDVTYAVCRLVAQAAGVKLVEPSRSGAVSERIDPVERIAQASRVRTREVRLVGRWWKEDMGPLVGHRVGSGTPVALLWRRGGYTAVSAGSGRGTRIGADNVEEFEPQGMMLYRPLPERRLSLARLMRFSLQGTAFDIRNLILSGLVTVGLGALVPIATGKVLGDFVPNAERGLIVQVCLAVIVSSLVSAAFTLLQSLTLLRVEGRIEGTLQPAVWDRLLRLPTRFFTQRSTGELASAAMGISAIRRMLAGVAPVAVQSTTIGAMNFVLLLCYSVPMALAAIGMLILIAAVFLALGLWQVRWQRRLVVLTNKLNNRAFQTLRGLPKLRIAAAENYAYAAWAREFARSREMQQRVGRIKNITTVAGSLYLPVCSLLMFMLLAGPAKGSMSAGAFLTFNTAMTMMLTSATQLTGALVSVVAVLPMFEEIRPVLDETPEVGAASTRPGELSGAIEARRLSFRYSDDGPLVLDDVSFEVRPGEFVAVVGPSGCGKSTLLRLLIGFDRPVSGSVLYDGQDLSALDQAAVRRQCGVVLQHAQPFTGSILDCICGAEPFTQEEAWEAAEMAGLAEDIRRMPMGMHTIVAGSGAVSGGQRQRLMIAQALIRRPRILFFDEATSALDNETQRTVIDSTRALKASRVVIAHRLSTVMDADRVIVMTDGRVTEVGPPAQLLANPQGRLTELVRRQMQ, encoded by the coding sequence GTGCACGACCCGGCCGCGGCCCATCACGCCGAACAGGACGCGGTCCTCGCCGCGCTGGGCACACTGGGTGAGCAGGTGGACTGCGCCGGCCTGTCCAGCGTGCCGCTGGAGGGCCCCGTGGTGCTGTGGCTGGTGGCCGCGGGCGCCCTCGACCTGTTCGCGGTGGACGCGGCGGAGCAGGGCCACTGGCACCACCTCGGCCGCCTGGAGCCCGGTTCGCTGCTGCTCGGCCCGGTGCAGGGTCCGCAGCACACGCTGGTGGGCAGGCCGGTGCGCGGCTGCGTGCTGCGCCGCATTCAGCTGCGCGAACTCGCCCGGCAACCGGTGGGCTACCAGGGCGGGTACGGCGACGGGTACGACACGGGCTCCTTCCCGGCCGGCTCGTACGACACCGGCTCCTATCCCGCGTACGACACCGGCAGCTACCCGGCCGGAACGTACGACACCGGCGCGTACCCCGCCGTGGGCCACGACACGGGCTCCTATCCGGCCGCTGGCCAGGACACCGGCTCCTACCCGACCGCGGACCAGGGCGCCGGAGCGCAGATGAGCGCGCTTGAGTACGCGTTCGCGCTGGGCGTCGGGCGCGGTCTCGGCATCCTCTTCGAGGCGCCGCTGAGCCAGCGTCCCGCCGAGTCCGGCACCGAGGACGTGCTGTGGATGCAGGTGCCGCCCGGCAGCGTGCAGTACGGGGCCGCCTACAGCCACGACGCGGCGGGCGACCTGCTGATCGACCCCACGCTGTGGCAGGGCATGGTGGACCAGCAGGAGCGCCTGCTGTCCGCCCTGGACCGCTGGATCGAGCAGCTCGAACGCACCCACGAGGACCGCACGGCGGCCGGCATCAGGGCCGGCGAGGCGGTCCGCGAGCAGGCCGACCGGGCACTGCTGGCGTCGATCGGCAGCAGCCGCTCCACCGGCGGGCGCGGGCAGGCCGCCGGCGACGACGTCACCTACGCCGTGTGCCGGCTGGTGGCCCAGGCGGCCGGCGTGAAGCTGGTGGAACCCTCCCGCAGCGGCGCGGTGAGCGAGCGCATCGACCCCGTGGAGCGGATCGCCCAGGCGTCCCGGGTGCGCACCCGGGAGGTGCGCCTCGTGGGCCGCTGGTGGAAGGAGGACATGGGCCCGCTGGTGGGCCACCGGGTCGGCAGCGGCACGCCGGTGGCGCTGCTGTGGCGGCGCGGCGGCTACACCGCCGTCAGCGCGGGCTCCGGCCGCGGCACCAGGATCGGCGCGGACAACGTGGAGGAGTTCGAGCCGCAGGGCATGATGCTCTACCGGCCGCTGCCCGAGCGGCGCCTGAGCCTCGCGCGGCTGATGCGCTTCAGCCTCCAGGGCACGGCGTTCGACATCCGGAACCTGATCCTGAGCGGTCTGGTGACGGTGGGGCTCGGCGCGCTGGTACCGATCGCCACGGGCAAGGTGCTCGGGGACTTCGTGCCGAACGCCGAACGCGGGCTGATCGTCCAGGTCTGCCTGGCGGTGATCGTCAGCAGCCTGGTCTCGGCGGCGTTCACGCTGTTGCAGAGCCTCACCCTGCTCAGGGTCGAGGGCCGGATCGAGGGCACGCTCCAGCCGGCCGTGTGGGACCGGCTGCTCAGGCTGCCCACCCGGTTCTTCACCCAGCGCTCGACGGGCGAGCTGGCCAGCGCGGCGATGGGCATCAGCGCCATCCGGCGGATGCTGGCGGGCGTCGCGCCGGTCGCGGTGCAGTCCACCACCATCGGCGCGATGAACTTCGTCCTGCTGCTCTGCTACAGCGTCCCGATGGCGCTGGCGGCGATCGGGATGCTGATACTGATCGCGGCGGTCTTCCTGGCCCTCGGGCTCTGGCAGGTGCGCTGGCAGCGCCGTCTCGTGGTGCTCACCAACAAGCTCAACAACCGCGCGTTCCAGACGCTGCGCGGCCTGCCGAAGCTGCGCATCGCGGCGGCCGAGAACTACGCGTACGCGGCTTGGGCCCGGGAGTTCGCGCGCAGCCGTGAGATGCAGCAGCGGGTCGGCCGGATCAAGAACATCACCACGGTCGCGGGCTCGCTCTACCTCCCGGTGTGCTCGCTGCTGATGTTCATGCTGCTGGCGGGTCCGGCGAAGGGCAGCATGTCGGCGGGCGCGTTCCTCACCTTCAACACCGCGATGACGATGATGCTCACCTCGGCCACCCAGCTCACCGGCGCGCTGGTCTCGGTGGTGGCGGTGCTGCCGATGTTCGAGGAGATCAGGCCGGTGCTCGACGAGACCCCCGAGGTGGGCGCGGCGAGCACCAGGCCCGGCGAGCTGAGCGGCGCCATTGAGGCCCGCAGGCTCTCCTTCCGGTACAGCGACGACGGCCCGCTGGTGCTGGACGACGTCTCCTTCGAGGTGCGGCCCGGCGAGTTCGTGGCGGTCGTGGGCCCGAGCGGCTGCGGCAAGTCGACGCTGCTGAGGCTGCTGATCGGCTTCGACCGGCCCGTGTCGGGCAGCGTGCTGTACGACGGCCAGGACCTGTCCGCGCTCGACCAGGCGGCGGTGCGCCGGCAGTGCGGCGTGGTGCTCCAGCACGCGCAGCCGTTCACCGGCTCCATCCTGGACTGCATATGCGGCGCGGAGCCGTTCACGCAGGAAGAGGCCTGGGAGGCCGCGGAGATGGCCGGCCTCGCCGAGGACATCCGGCGGATGCCGATGGGCATGCACACCATCGTCGCGGGCAGCGGGGCGGTCTCCGGCGGCCAGCGGCAGCGGCTGATGATCGCCCAGGCGCTGATACGCCGGCCGCGGATCCTCTTCTTCGACGAGGCGACGAGCGCCCTCGACAACGAGACCCAGCGCACCGTCATCGACAGCACCCGCGCACTCAAGGCCAGCCGGGTGGTGATCGCCCACCGGCTCTCCACGGTGATGGACGCCGACCGCGTGATCGTGATGACCGACGGCCGCGTCACGGAGGTCGGGCCACCGGCACAGCTCCTCGCCAATCCCCAGGGCCGGCTCACTGAGCTGGTGCGACGCCAGATGCAGTGA